A DNA window from Thermodesulfovibrionales bacterium contains the following coding sequences:
- a CDS encoding ribonuclease H-like domain-containing protein, giving the protein MSRIIFDIETVGRDFESFDKMTQDYLLRWTETEEEIQGVKESLSFYPVTGEIISIGMMNPDSMKGAVYFQSPGESLSPFEENGISFRSGTEREIIGHFWDTVRSYDQFITFNGRGFDCPFIMVRSAVHKVAPSRDLMPNRYNGAHIDLLDQLTFYGATKRRFSLDMWCKTFGIKSPKSEGITGYEVKELFSSKRYLDIAKYCLGDIIATKELHTYWEKYIRFSPGRS; this is encoded by the coding sequence ATGTCGCGCATCATTTTCGACATTGAGACCGTCGGGAGGGATTTTGAGTCCTTCGATAAGATGACGCAGGACTATCTCCTCAGGTGGACCGAAACGGAGGAAGAGATTCAAGGGGTTAAGGAAAGTCTCTCCTTCTATCCAGTTACCGGAGAGATTATTTCTATAGGCATGATGAATCCGGACTCGATGAAGGGCGCGGTCTATTTTCAATCCCCGGGTGAATCTCTCTCACCCTTCGAGGAGAACGGCATCAGTTTTCGTTCCGGTACGGAGCGCGAGATTATCGGGCATTTCTGGGATACGGTCAGGAGCTATGACCAGTTCATCACGTTCAACGGCAGGGGCTTTGATTGCCCTTTTATCATGGTGAGATCGGCAGTACACAAGGTGGCGCCTTCACGCGATCTGATGCCGAACAGATATAACGGCGCACATATCGACCTTCTCGACCAGCTTACTTTTTACGGAGCGACCAAGAGGAGATTCAGTCTCGATATGTGGTGCAAGACGTTCGGCATTAAGAGCCCGAAATCCGAAGGAATAACCGGTTACGAGGTCAAAGAGCTGTTCTCGTCGAAGAGGTATCTCGATATAGCAAAATATTGCCTCGGCGATATCATAGCCACAAAGGAACTCCACACGTACTGGGAAAAATACATACGATTTTCCCCCGGGAGATCATAG
- the purF gene encoding amidophosphoribosyltransferase: MELKKTVHPRKSPLLFHDIREECGVFGVFNHPEASNLTYLGLYALQHRGQEGAGICSSDGKQLYTEKAMGLVADIFTEKRLKRLPGHMAIGHNRYSTAGSSVLKNVQPIVANFALGTLALAHNGNLVNATELRKELEEQGAIFQSSSDSEVIVHLIAHAKGEGSSDRIIQALQRVSGAFSLLVLTEKELIAVRDPHGVRPLCLGQVDGAYVVASETCALDLINATYIRDVEPGELLVINESGMKSVRALPSLRKAHCIFEYIYFSRPDSYIFGYQNVNEIRKEFGHQLARESTVDADIVIPVPDSGVPAAIGFSEESGIHFDFGLIRNHYVGRTFIEPRQSIRHFGVKIKLNPVRRLLEGKKVIVVDDSIVRGTTSKKIVKMIREVGGAREVHMRISSPPTIGPCFYGIDTPTRQELIASTHRLEEIRKYLTADSLAYLSLEGTKRIVPDSGDFCTACFDNDYPIGFPGEHLEQLEFMFR; this comes from the coding sequence GTGGAATTGAAAAAGACCGTCCATCCCCGTAAGTCGCCGTTGCTCTTTCACGACATCCGCGAGGAATGCGGAGTATTCGGCGTATTCAATCACCCGGAGGCGTCCAATCTGACCTACCTCGGTCTTTACGCGTTGCAGCACCGAGGGCAGGAAGGGGCCGGCATATGTTCCTCCGACGGGAAACAGCTCTATACGGAAAAGGCCATGGGTCTCGTTGCTGACATATTTACCGAAAAGAGGCTCAAGAGACTGCCCGGGCACATGGCGATCGGACATAACCGCTATTCCACCGCAGGAAGCAGCGTCCTGAAAAATGTACAGCCGATCGTCGCTAATTTCGCCCTTGGCACGCTCGCCCTGGCGCATAATGGCAACCTCGTCAATGCCACGGAACTCCGGAAAGAGCTCGAGGAGCAAGGCGCCATATTTCAATCTTCGTCAGACAGCGAGGTGATCGTCCATCTCATTGCCCATGCAAAAGGGGAAGGGTCGAGCGACAGAATCATTCAGGCGCTGCAGAGGGTCAGCGGGGCCTTCAGTCTCCTGGTGCTTACGGAAAAGGAATTGATAGCGGTGAGGGACCCTCACGGGGTAAGGCCGCTCTGCCTTGGTCAGGTAGACGGCGCCTATGTGGTCGCCTCGGAAACCTGCGCCCTCGACCTGATAAACGCAACATATATCCGGGATGTCGAACCCGGCGAATTGCTTGTCATAAACGAGAGCGGCATGAAGTCTGTGAGGGCGCTGCCGAGCCTCAGGAAGGCGCACTGCATATTCGAGTATATCTACTTTTCCCGTCCGGACAGTTATATCTTCGGCTATCAGAACGTGAATGAAATAAGGAAAGAGTTCGGGCATCAGCTCGCGCGCGAATCAACGGTCGATGCCGATATCGTCATTCCCGTACCTGACTCCGGAGTGCCGGCCGCCATCGGGTTCTCGGAAGAAAGCGGAATCCATTTTGATTTCGGCCTCATAAGGAACCACTATGTCGGAAGGACGTTCATCGAACCGCGCCAGAGCATCCGGCATTTCGGTGTAAAGATAAAACTGAACCCCGTAAGGAGACTCCTCGAGGGGAAGAAGGTTATTGTTGTGGATGACTCAATCGTGAGGGGAACGACGAGCAAGAAGATCGTGAAGATGATCCGCGAGGTGGGAGGCGCCAGAGAGGTTCACATGCGTATCAGTTCTCCGCCGACCATAGGCCCCTGTTTCTACGGTATCGATACCCCGACCCGGCAGGAACTCATAGCTTCCACGCACCGGCTTGAAGAGATAAGAAAATATTTGACGGCCGATTCCCTCGCATATCTCAGCCTCGAAGGCACGAAGAGGATCGTTCCCGATTCCGGGGATTTCTGCACGGCCTGTTTCGACAACGACTATCCCATCGGATTCCCGGGCGAACACCTCGAACAGCTGGAATTCATGTTCCGATAG